One window of Papio anubis isolate 15944 chromosome 10, Panubis1.0, whole genome shotgun sequence genomic DNA carries:
- the TEX44 gene encoding testis-expressed protein 44, with protein sequence MTPGEPSGEAGSTSSPTHGTPGSPLGSVADSVSKDSPAGGPQGQVPLTTDVLAVSSSAASTDQQDIDQASLKTATPEAMSTSGDKDKGAVVPEHGQKTPRKITPLLPSQNPSPLQTSMSLENPTWDRQVQDTRTSQSLVVFPSHLLGKDKTSQMASVPEREPESAPLAPSAEPQFPQHTEAQPVRSDADHVTAGVNGQHGPQAASTTKAAEEKAEHPKAPYPEAEALPSDESPVAMGANVVDGLGDLQAWFFPPPPAGSVSPSPGPHEVALGRRPLDPSLYMASEENGYMCSMTSLLGRGEGSISSLADILVWSETTMGMAIATGFLDSGHSTVADLLHSSGPRLRSVPSLLGSVSSAFSSGLMSGTGSALRTLTHVLETVEQRTVEGIRSAVRYLTSHLTPRRFQADPNYD encoded by the coding sequence ATGACCCCAGGAGAGCCCTCGGGAGAGGCCGGCTCCACCAGCAGCCCCACACATGGCACTCCCGGGTCCCCCCTGGGCAGCGTGGCTGACAGCGTGTCTAAGGACAGCCCAGCAGGAGGGCCCCAAGGTCAGGTCCCACTCACAACAGATGTCTTGGCGGTGAGCAGCTCTGCCGCATCCACCGACCAGCAGGATATAGATCAGGCCTCCCTCAAGACGGCCACCCCCGAGGCCATGTCAACATCTGGAGACAAAGACAAGGGTGCAGTTGTTCCAGAACACGGCCAGAAGACACCCAGAAAAATcacacctctgcttcccagccaAAACCCAAGTCCCCTGCAAACATCTATGAGCCTTGAGAATCCAACGTGGGACAGGCAGGTTCAAGACACAAGGACAAGTCAGAGTCTAGTGGTTTTCCCAAGTCACCTCCTGGGTAAGGACAAGACGTCACAAATGGCGAGTGTTCCTGAGAGAGAGCCGGAGTCAGCCCCCTTGGCCCCCAGTGCTGAGCCACAGTTCCCCCAGCACACGGAGGCTCAGCCCGTCAGGAGTGATGCTGACCACGTCACCGCAGGTGTCAATGGCCAGCATGGCCCTCAGGCTGCCAGCACCACCAAGGCTGCTGAGGAGAAAGCTGAGCATCCAAAGGCCCCATACCCTGAAGCTGAAGCTTTGCCATCTGATGAGTCCCCAGTGGCAATGGGGGCAAATGTGGTGGATGGCTTAGGAGACCTGCAGGCTTGGTTCTTCCCTCCACCTCCAGCAGGCAGTGTGTCCCCATCGCCTGGCCCCCACGAGGTGGCCCTGGGGAGGAGGCCCCTGGACCCCAGCCTGTACATGGCCAGTGAGGAGAATGGCTACATGTGCTCCATGACCAGTCTGCTGGGCAGGGGCGAGGGCTCCATCAGCTCCCTGGCAGACATCCTGGTGTGGTCCGAGACCACCATGGGCATGGCCATAGCCACAGGCTTCCTGGACTCCGGCCACAGCACCGTGGCAGATCTGCTGCACAGCTCGGGGCCCAGATTGCGCTCGGTCCCCAGCCTGCTGGGAAGCGTCAGCTCAGCCTTCTCCTCCGGGCTGATGTCAGGGACTGGCTCAGCCCTGCGCACCCTCACCCATGTGCTGGAGACAGTGGAGCAGAGGACGGTGGAGGGCATCCGCTCGGCCGTGCGCTACCTGACCAGCCACCTCACCCCACGCCGGTTCCAGGCTGACCCCAACTATGATTAG